One genomic region from Caldivirga sp. encodes:
- the pyrE gene encoding orotate phosphoribosyltransferase has protein sequence MSSDLARLLIKYGVVKFGDFTLSSGTKSKYYIDMRIGISIPEVYKPIVEELARRIGGGVDLIAGIESGSIPWASMLAYRLGKGTLYVRRTEKSHGTGRRIEGYYKGGEGVLLIDDVVTTGGTLLDSARVLEGNGLRVVEVAVIVDRLEGGLEAVRKAGYKAWSILTINDLFNAMGINNA, from the coding sequence ATGAGCAGTGACCTAGCGAGACTACTGATTAAGTATGGTGTGGTTAAGTTCGGTGACTTCACGCTATCAAGTGGTACCAAGAGTAAGTACTACATTGACATGAGGATTGGCATATCAATACCAGAGGTCTATAAGCCTATAGTTGAGGAACTAGCCCGAAGAATTGGGGGTGGTGTTGATTTAATTGCTGGAATTGAAAGTGGCAGCATACCTTGGGCATCAATGCTAGCCTACAGGTTAGGTAAGGGTACATTGTACGTTAGGAGGACTGAGAAGAGTCATGGTACTGGAAGAAGGATTGAGGGATATTACAAGGGTGGTGAAGGTGTCCTACTCATTGATGATGTGGTAACCACAGGTGGTACCCTACTTGACTCAGCAAGGGTTCTTGAGGGTAATGGGTTAAGGGTTGTTGAGGTTGCTGTAATTGTTGATAGGCTTGAGGGTGGACTTGAGGCAGTTAGGAAGGCTGGGTATAAGGCATGGTCAATATTAACCATCAATGACTTATTCAACGCCATGGGAATTAACAATGCTTAA
- the pyrI gene encoding aspartate carbamoyltransferase regulatory subunit yields MMSSKAQERDLIVSKIRDGIVIDHIPAGRALIVLRVLRLRGGEGRIALVMNVDSRRMGRKDIVKIEGKELSDDELNLISLIAPTATINIIRDYSVIKKFQVKLPETVKGVVRCRNPKCITNQPREDAVPAFKVLHLDQPILQCQYCGTYLTIDDINAQLMGER; encoded by the coding sequence ATGATGTCCAGTAAGGCTCAGGAAAGGGACTTAATAGTGAGTAAGATTAGGGATGGTATAGTTATTGACCACATACCGGCTGGCAGGGCCTTAATAGTCCTTAGGGTACTTAGGCTGAGGGGTGGGGAGGGTAGGATTGCGTTGGTTATGAATGTGGATAGCCGTAGAATGGGAAGGAAGGATATTGTTAAGATTGAGGGTAAGGAACTAAGCGATGATGAGCTAAACCTAATATCCCTAATAGCGCCAACAGCCACAATAAACATAATTAGGGATTACTCTGTTATTAAGAAGTTTCAGGTTAAACTCCCTGAAACAGTTAAGGGTGTTGTTAGGTGTAGGAACCCTAAGTGCATAACTAACCAGCCTAGGGAGGATGCTGTACCAGCCTTTAAGGTGCTTCACTTGGATCAACCCATTCTCCAATGCCAATACTGTGGAACATACTTAACGATTGATGATATTAATGCTCAATTAATGGGTGAGAGGTGA
- a CDS encoding 4Fe-4S dicluster domain-containing protein: protein MSTVTGPELAKYQRVVVDMDTCIGCGACISVCPYNALELNENGKARLIWDFCKDDFECIPVCPVNCIWKSSEAPAESKAKNEWYRITRQLTPEEQQIFEEWKKKYGITGNPISA, encoded by the coding sequence ATGTCCACAGTGACGGGACCTGAGCTGGCTAAGTACCAGAGGGTTGTGGTTGATATGGATACTTGCATCGGCTGTGGTGCATGCATCTCCGTTTGTCCATACAATGCCCTTGAATTGAACGAGAATGGTAAGGCCAGGCTTATTTGGGACTTCTGTAAGGATGACTTCGAATGCATCCCAGTCTGCCCAGTTAACTGCATATGGAAGAGTAGTGAGGCTCCGGCTGAGTCTAAGGCTAAGAATGAGTGGTATAGGATCACTAGGCAATTAACACCCGAGGAGCAGCAGATATTTGAGGAGTGGAAGAAGAAGTACGGTATCACCGGCAATCCTATTTCAGCATGA